DNA from Fusarium musae strain F31 chromosome 7, whole genome shotgun sequence:
TTTCACATCCCCCATCCCTATCCACATCCACTACCAAGCTCTTCCTGGTAGCTACACTTTGACCTCGACCACTTTGCGCGCACATCTCTATTTGGCGTCGTCCGACCCCAGGCAATCACATCGAATCTGAGCAGGGTTGGCGGCTGTATTCTCACTGTTGCCGAGTTGAGCCTGTAGCGTCGTCTTTTCCACCGTTGCCCTGGTTGATGTTGCTCTCGACAAGCAAAACCATTGCTCTGCCCATCTCCACACACATCGAATCTTTCTCTACGCCTTCTTGCGTGTTTTGACTTTCTCAACCTTTTCACACTCACACTAATTCGCATTCCGAAGACTTCTCTCTCGCCTCACCGCATCTGCCTCTTCCTATACACCGTTGCGACCGAGACATACAGCCCCAAGAGCTCCGTTCGTTGTCCAACTTCACTTGCCCGTCGCTACCCGCGTGCCCGTATCGCATCGTATCGCATCGTATCGCGCAGTGACGAAACAAAATTCAGTATAACACGATCCGAGACTTTGGCTTAACGACACACCAAGAAACCGTCATTGTCCGGGTGCGGACAGCAGAGGATTCCGAGGCATGTTCGACAGCCCCAAAGTGTAGCTTTCCGACTGTTCCTGCGACCCCGAGAGCAACAAAAGTGTAGACCCCGCTATCGGGGGTCGTTCGTCGTCGACATCGATTCATCAGAACAGTACGTGCAGCGTCGCACAAGGCGGGCATCCTTGCAGAGCAGCCATAGCCCTCTGTGGTCATCCGACTGGCTAACCCGGGCTCCGTTAACGCAGGTCAAGATTCAAGAAAGAATATTAGGCCCATCATGTCCGTCCCCGTGGCCGGTTCGTCACGGAATCGCACCGTATCGTTAAGTTCCGGTGGAAGGTCTGCAACAAGGAGTAAGACGTCGCAGGTCCCAGACAGCACCACGATGCCTCATGTTACTGATTTAAAGTACTTTGACCCCTGCGCCGCCACTGCGTCCATGTTTTTGTACGCCCAGGGCTCATCGGTTGTTTGCTGTCACCATGATACTCTTACCATTGAACGAAGGTTTTCTCGACACGCTGATGAGGTTCAATTGTTAGCAGTCGATAATCAGAGTGAGGCTGGTGGTGGCCGCTTCGTTGTCAGTTACGATGCTGGCCAAACAGCAATTGTGTGGGATCTAATGACAGGCGATGAGATCTCTCGATTTGCATGTTATGACCACCTAACTGTCGCAGCGTGGATGAAAAATGGCAATGTGGCTTTCGGTCAGTTATTGGAATGAGTTTCACACGATCATGACTAACGATTTGAAGGCAACACAAAGGGAAGCATTATCATGTTTGAGCCATCAACATCTGAGCATGTTTCTTCAAGGACTATTGACCAGATTGCTGTAACTGCTTTGGCACCATCAGCTGATTGTCGAACATTTGCCATCGGGTGAGTTCTTGTCCTCCTCTTACTCAAACCTCACTAACACAATCTCAGCTACCAGAACGGCTCTCTATTTGTTGCAACCTTGCAACCACGCTTCACTATTTTACACAATCTTACCACTTCCAGAGGACCGTCACCTATCGTGAATCTCGCGTGGCATGCTTCCTCTTCCCGGCAAAAATCAGACATGCTTGCTGTCCAGATGCGTGACGGTGACTTGCGAGTCTGGAGCGTGGCAAAGAAATATAGCGCCGATGACCCTGCAAAGGTGGTTCGAAAcctcaagaaggctgagatctCCATGGATGGACCCAACTGGATGGGATGGTCCAAGAACGGCCGCATAATCCAGTACTCCGACTCGTAAGTTTGCAACTTGCCACCACCATATAACCCCCTAGGCTACGCGCGCGCTTAGCTGCATGGCCCCTATCATCAACTAACACCTGCACAGGCAAACACAGTCATGGGATGTTAGGACAAAGCACGTCACTCATGATCCCATCCCGACTCTCGATCTTGTTCGCGGCCTTGCCGTCTATGGCCCGGGTGCCACGTTGTTCACCCTTGGCCCCAATAACACGGTGCAGCAATTCGACCTGAACTCACCGGCCATCATGGTCGCCAATGTCCAACACCCAGCAAACCTATTGCCACCCTCACCTCCAGTCTCAGAAGAAACTGGTGATCGATCAGCGACCTCGGCTACTACTATCGCCTCCGAGTCTGAGACGAGCTCTATTCCCCTGGACATGAATATTTCCGAGAGTGACGAGGATCACCTATCACCATTCGCTCGCCTAACTCGACGCCAACCCTACGACTCTGGCAATGGGCCTTACGAATCAGCCAGCCCTGTCTCAAGTCGAAGTGGGCTCTCCTCCTTATCTAAGTCTTCAGCTGGGTCGTCCCAAACCCCTGGTCGTTACCCCGGATCCATGAGGTCAAGAGGACTGTCAGAAAACACCTATATCTCGGCTGGAACCTCGATCAGGTCATCAACTATTGGCAACAGTGCTCACGGTAACACAAGAGATTTGGACACTTATTCCATGGGATACTCTCTTGGCACTACAAGTGTTCCTTCCATGGCCTCAAGCCGATCACGAAGAAGACCTTCTCGCCTGCGCAATGAAGTTCCCCGCAGCCCTGACGACAACAAGGTGCACGACCTATTCAAGTTTACTCGGGCACGTCTAAGCGATATTCCTTACAAGCATGCTATGGGCGCCAACAGTGCTCGTCTCACCAATGATGATCTGCGTCGTCAAatgctcaacaccatcttcggATGGAACAAAGAGGTTGAAGACCTGATTAGGGACGAGATGAGTAGGCATCCCCAAGGATCTCCTAGCCGCATTCTCTTGGCCAAATGGCTTGGTGATATCGATCCCAACATCATGAACGCAAACTTTGAGAACATGACTTCCTCTGACTGGATGTTGTTGGCTCTGAGTGGCATTGGCGGCCATACCTCACAACAGAAGCTTGGCCATACATACGTCCAGCGTCTacttgaggctggtgacgTGCACGCAGCAGTTACCATTATGCTTGGTATGGGCGATCACAACGACGCCATCGAGGTTTATATCTCTCACAAGCGCTACATGGAGGCGCTGATCCTCACATGCCTCTCAGCCCCTAGTGTTTGGGAACGACAAGCTGCCATTATCAGGAAATGGGGTGAGTGGGCAGTtcaacatggccaacagCAGCTAGCAATCCGATGCTTTGCTTGCACCGACCAGGAGTCTACTGAGCCTTGGACTTCTCCGTCCGCCGCACAGCTGAACTTCCAGACTATGACTCCCAGTATTCCCGAGATTCTAAGTCCGCCTCTCTCACCTCCTGGTGTTCAGCGTGGACCCCAACGCAGCATCGCAAAGACCTCtgctctcaagctcatcacctCATTTGGTGATCAAACGCAAAAGTCAAAGTTCTTTGCTGGTGACGGCGGTCAAACCCCGATTGCCGCGGGTGTTACCCCTATCGCTGACTCTGCCGGTTCTCCTGCTTTTTCTCATGCCTCGAACAATGAAGCTACGACTGCCTTCCTTCGCCCTTCAAACAATAGCAGGTTCAATACCCCAGTCTCTGCCCGAGGACGTGGACGTTTGCCGTCTATTGGTGAGATCCCCTCAGACCTCAACCGGGAGGCACTTCGATCTGCTGAGCTGTCTGCTGTGCCATATGACTACGAGCCTCGATCTGGTCATGCTCGAACGCCATCTGGCAATGAAAACATGATGATGGGTACCGCATTACAGCGCGCTGCTACTGCGAGCCCAATGATGATGCGAGAGCACGCTCAACGCGTTGTTCAACCAAGTGAGGGTGATTTTCCACCACCGCCCGACCAGGCCACtatgttgaagatgcaacAAGCATCACGCAATCATCGCAATGGCTCTCGTGACCGCATTCCTGTGGGCGTGAATTTACAGCTGCATCCTGGACCGGCTCACGACGACATTACATCTCCAGAGCAGTCGGTTACTTCTTCTACTCGCTACCACTGGCCAACTCGCCGCAGAGGTCCTGCTTCCGTGACAAGTTCTGTCACTTCTGCATCAAGCGCTGGAAGAAGTCTCCGCCACCAAGCTGTGCGAAACCGAGAAGACTACATCCACAGCTTGGATGCTGCCAATCACTACTCCAAGAGACAGCGCAGTCGCCAGCGTAGTCATTCAAGAACTCGGGATACTTCACGCAGTCGTCCTGGAAGCCGAGAGCGAACTGCACGCTCCCGAGAACCTTCTGAGGAACGTGGACGTGTCAGTGCTCGCAATTGGCCCAAGGCGAAACGATCGCCTACTTCCCCTATCCCCATGTCTCCAGAGGACTTGCTGAACCTGAGCACTCCACGACATGGTCAGGTCGCTGAGCCAAACACGGTACGCAAGGTTAGCGGGTCAACTGTCAAGCCAAAGAGCCGTAATTCAAGCCGTGGAAGCCGCCGTAGGAGCCCAGAAGGCCGCTCTCGCCCACCAGCTCTTACGCTCCGTGGCCGAAGTCAAGGCCGGGAGAGTTCTGCACAACgctctccttcttcaccctTGCCTCTGAGTGCTGCCATTCACCATTATCAAGgctctgaggatgaagaggactaCAGAGCAGCCATGGCTGCCCAAGAGGAATTCAGGAACAAGCACAGCCGCAGTGGCAGCCGAGGTCTTGGCTCACCAGCCTTGAGTAAGCAAGATGCTTCGGAACATCGACGCAGGGCCAACTCCGAGGTAGCCAACTTCGATGGTTCTATCTCTATCCATGGCAGAGCTGCCTCAACTGAGCATGCTGGTGATCTCAAGCAAATGAAGGACGAGCGCCAGCGAAAGAAGGAGCAGGCTGCACGGGAACTTGAGGAGCGCCGCAAGTCTCTGGCCAAGCGTGCCCAAACACCATCAATCCCTCACCCTAACGAGTTCTCTCCTGCTCTTGCGATTACGGTTGAGACTGCTGAACCAAAGCCGCTGCCTGACGATATCCCACCTCGCAGTGCCACTGAACCACCACAAAGGAGCATGTACGCCCGTAACGGACCTGTTATCGGGCTTCCAGCGACCCCAAAAGCCATGCGACTTATCATCGAGGGCAACCATGATCAATCCGGAAGCACGCCGAGGCCCGACGTGCCTAGTATTCCAGCTGGCTTTACTCAACGATACTCTCCAGAAACCTCACCTCAACAGTCTCCTGAGAGAGAACAGCCAGTTGCCGAGCCCAGTCTCACTCTGCTGCCATCCACTGTCTATCAGCCACCGGCGCGACCTCCTATTCCTCGTAGTATGTCAGCCCCCATTCCCGATGAGCCTGGCCAGCGTCCTGCTCGCTTTGCACGCAAGAACAGTGTTGGACGcattgaagaagttgtcCCTGGTGAGCGACGACGTTCTCATGAAGACCCTatgccaccaccacctcctcctccagcaccCCCAGTTCTTAAGGAACTCAGGCATTTGGCTTCCCCCCCTCCACCGCCTCCTGCCCCTCTGCAACACGCCCAGCGACATCAGCAGGCTGGCGCTGTTGCATCAGGCATGATTGAGATTGTCATGGACGACGATTTGTCATCTGGCAATGACCAAGCTTCGGAGGCCAGCCCTCCAGCCCCAGCTTCTCACAGGAGTCACAACCGAGGCAGAAGCATTGGAGATAGCAGCAGCATCTCAGGCCGCATTCACAAGGCCACGGAGCGACTCCGTTCTGCCAGCCGCAGTCGAAAGGAGTATGTCCGGTCTCCTCCTTTTGAGGCTCCCTACGAGAGCATTCCCATGCCTCGACAGATGAAATCTCCCCCACCGGTGTCATTCAACCCCGATGTTTTGCGTTCGCCTATTGATTCTCGAAACAAGCACCTGTCGACTGGCTTGAACCGAAACGAGATGATCTAGGAATTCACTCGCGATGGTGGCCAGCGCGCTGTGCAATATTTTGTTCCTTTCTACCACTCCCTATAAACTTTGTATTGTTCGATTCTGTGCATGGCGATCGGCGTTCTCTCTCATCCCGAGTCGATACCATAGTCCTTCGGGGCTCGCATTTTGGCATTAAACTTCCGTCCTTTTCTTCAAGGATCTAGCTGTATGACGACTGGAAACTACTGCATCTTGTTTCTCTCTTCGCTCTTGATATCACCTTCGGATTTTCAAGGCCCTTCTCGCATTATTGGCAAGGATGCCAATGAACGTATACGACTTTACATTTCTTTTTGGTCGGACCATGAAGGTTTCTGCAAATTACGACCACATTTACTTACAGACTATGTTTGAGGAGGATGGAGGCAGTACTCGCACTGCATCTTGTTATATTTGCCTGAAGGCGGAATGTTGGAGGTAGTAAATATTGGGTATCGGGTGGTTCCAGGCTGACGGAGGCTGATGGGTGAGAAAAATGGGTGAAGTGAGTGATAGGGAATTAACGTAGCGACTGCTTTATACAATGTTGCCTCGCGGCACTTGTTTGAGTTAGGGGATGTGGAAATGGAAATGGGTGAAAGATGGGTAGGAATGGATTGAAACGGGCTGGATTGGAAATGCATTTTGATTCCCCCGGAGGGTTTAGTATTTACGAATTGAATGAACAACTGCTTTGCATTATAGTTATACTTGATAACAATTGTCACttgtgtgtatgtgtgtTGTGGGAGCAGATTTTCTAAAGCAAATGAGTGGTGATAGCTTCATGTCTGCCAGGTATAGGATGCACTTGAGGGTTCGAATTACCACAACCCGATGTCGCATGAGTACAAGAAGCTGACATATGATTAAATGACTATAGAAAAAACGATATCAATATTTTACAATGGTATTGTTCACAAATGTCAATTGTCAAAAAATACAAAAAAAAGACAGTTGGctgctccatctcatccactTGCCATCCCAAATCCCCCCGCACTAACGTGTTCCCACCCGCCACGCGACGGGGGAGAGATCTCTGCAGAGTGAAACCTCCCTCAAGGGTCATCTCCAGTGCTTAGGGCCGCAAAGTTCCAGCATCGTGAGTTACCTGCACGAGTGGGCGACCACCGCAGCGTTCGGGCGGGGCGCGGCGGAGGGCTGCGATACCGAAGTACTACAGTATTGGGATGGGCGGTTGAGCGGGTTTGAACGCCTTCACCGTTAGACCATTACAGTCGAGAATCATATCAGCATTGACAAGTTATATACCCTTTCCCTCAAAATGTGGCTGGTGAGACTGTGTTGGGGCGCTACAGTGGATGACACCTGTAGCTTCAGTGGATCGTCGGTGAACAGCTTCGATTTACCCTCCAACACCACTGCAGTCGCATTGCGATCACAATTACACAGCACAATCATGTTTCAATAACAACGAGCTCGTTCGACTTCACCAACGACTTTCTACCATCAATTCCTCCAAAACACTCCTTACGGCCATGGTTGACCATTGAACATACCTCAACCTGTCAAAATGCTCTCAACATCGCCCCGTCTTCTCATTCGACATCCCTCTCCAACAACCGCCGAATTTACTGTCACGACTCTCCGGCCGATACCTCCAGCTCTACATACACTACTCACCATCTCTCGAATCCTCCTCTCGATCTTCGCGCTTCTTCTACTCCACGCGCGCCTTACTCTACATCCGTTCCTCGCCTACGcccctccctctcttctcaagatcatACCAGCTTCATACCTCCGTGCACCAACCTCGACCGCCGCTCTTGCGCAAAACATACCTCTATCTGTCCTCGTTCCTGTGAGTATAGCTGTGCTATGGCTATCCAGTCGAAGAGGCTACGCCAGCGAGAGCATTCTCGTCATGAGAGGCTTGGGTGTGCAGACCAGCGAAAGTCCAGGGAGCTACCTTGCAGGTACAGCCACGAGGTTCATACCGACCGAGAAAATCCAAGACATTCTCGTCAATGAAGCGTTTCTTGGATTTGAGGTGAGATACTACCTCATTGTCATAGTCGAAGGTGAGGATGATGTGGTGGTTGTATTTCCAGGCTTGCTGCCACGACGAAAGATTGTGGAAGAAGTTTGGAGGGGCGTTCGGCGGTGTTTGTATGAGCAAAGAGGAGAGGATAAATCACTGGGCTGAAAGGCACTATATCCATAGAGGAACGTTTGCCACATGGATGGGCCCAGTATACGATGATATgatttaattctttatttatttatatcccGAAACGCATCATGCGATGTCTACTCATCCATGGCCTCATCTGCCTTTCGCTTTCCAATGCCCTTCTGGTTTCGCATATCTTCTGAGCTAGTATACCCCTTTCTTATAGCATATCTCTCATTTTGCTCTTCAGGAGACTGCAGCTTAACCTTTTGCAGCAAGGGCACGTAGCGGCCACCCATACGGCCACCGTTACCACCCTCGTAGACAACTACACTGTTCGCCTGCTTGCCTGAGGGCTCAGGGCGAGTGACACGCCTCGAGGGATCTTTGCTGCGCTGTGTAGATACCATTTGCAATAATTGGTTCGAGAGCAACTCATCCAATTTGCGCTCCCGCCAATACGCCCACATACCATCCATGACACCAAAGGGGCCAGGCTTGCTGAGCGCAGGATCATCTGCAAGATACACCCAGTCAAGGCCATCGGTCTTCTTGGCCGCGGGATCGACCGGGGTAGAATCTGTACCAGGGAAGATGCAGTCCCAGAGCACTAGAGGCACTTCGTCTGCCATGACATAGTTAGGCTTGCAGGGGTTGGCTTTAACGTCGAGCAGAGTCGTCACAACGTCAGGCGCCTCCAACTTCTGACCTGCAAGGAAGAGTACAGCAACCATGTGACGAATCTGGTGCCACAAGAAAGCAGACCCTCGAACGTTGAACGAGTACACCTTGGGGTACACAGTACCGTCACTGGGCAAGCCTCCTGCAGGGACATACGTGGATCCAGAAACATATGGCAAAGCTGAGCTGACGTCCTTGACCTCTTCGATTTCAGCCTCGTAAATTGTGCGAACAAAGTTTGTGATCTGCTTTCCAGGGTCGATCTTGCAAAAGTTGCGGAAATCATGCTCTCCTTCGTATCGCTTAGCAGCCTCGCGCATCGCCTCGATGTCGAGCCAGCCGTTCCTTGCACCACGAGCACTGGGTTCAGGAGTGAAAGCAGGTTGTGTAAAGAAATATCGGTATTGACGCTCGCGGCATGAGAAACGAGCAGAGAAGTCTGGTGGCGGAGAGGGGCACCAGGCGAGGATGCGAATATCAGGGGGTAGAACACGGTTAAGTAGTCGAGGATATTGAAGCTCATCTTTGATATCATCGAAAGGTGGTGTGTCCTCTACAGGTTCCTCTTCTGCATTCTCTCCTAGCTTTTCGTCAACGACCATTGCCTCGCCTGCTTCACTTAGACGCCTTTGCTCTTTAGGCAAGG
Protein-coding regions in this window:
- a CDS encoding hypothetical protein (BUSCO:EOG09263UAJ); translated protein: MSAESNYQSWTKNGLIQKVKELEAELRNRPAPEPKPVPEIQPENEEGDEAKTKPKGKRKMDPSKYSTRFIALKLAYLGKNYGGFEFQAMANAPSIEEELWNALTKACLIFPEDERIVDFDCCEYSKCGRTDKGVSAFGQVIGLRVRSNRPLPKEQRRLSEAGEAMVVDEKLGENAEEEPVEDTPPFDDIKDELQYPRLLNRVLPPDIRILAWCPSPPPDFSARFSCRERQYRYFFTQPAFTPEPSARGARNGWLDIEAMREAAKRYEGEHDFRNFCKIDPGKQITNFVRTIYEAEIEEVKDVSSALPYVSGSTYVPAGGLPSDGTVYPKVYSFNVRGSAFLWHQIRHMVAVLFLAGQKLEAPDVVTTLLDVKANPCKPNYVMADEVPLVLWDCIFPGTDSTPVDPAAKKTDGLDWVYLADDPALSKPGPFGVMDGMWAYWRERKLDELLSNQLLQMVSTQRSKDPSRRVTRPEPSGKQANSVVVYEGGNGGRMGGRYVPLLQKVKLQSPEEQNERYAIRKGYTSSEDMRNQKGIGKRKADEAMDE